From the Anoplopoma fimbria isolate UVic2021 breed Golden Eagle Sablefish chromosome 14, Afim_UVic_2022, whole genome shotgun sequence genome, one window contains:
- the ankrd34ba gene encoding ankyrin repeat domain-containing protein 34B — protein sequence MEGEGSNPGVAMDSGNPLLKAVFLRRLRLTRLLLEGGAYVNESDGQGQTPLMVACRTQHTDAQSASRVKLVQFLLEKGADPNIQDKEGRSALMHACREHAGPEVASLLLASGADIGLEDQSGTSALVYAVMAGDWKVLKLLMDTCKAKGKEVIIIATDKFPCGKLQAKQYLSIPPLSPLDRTDKTASGAPASPSEIQLITSPKCTSSLCPPKTVFSFKEAQSGGVSSHPCSPSRFQRLGKSAPNGLQQPLLRLNSEPWLKIPASLLNASFSGNGKDLNEIEDLLLRIPKLDGTNPTSDGFKWYEGRSAKDKEVEVQNESAKHSSQKISLPGLLSSHSASHPNLHSANLGADSPASSGGKNLGAPLHGMASSSLHSIIQRRKLGDIYSSDPQLARDVHSLPEESQQRARDPMEGKRLVPLRCSSTLGSRESLSTSGPSRRVLSGYERRGSGAYLLDHNSQARPRSLPPLTLNSANNPIPNVYNLSSSAGGGFLPSAPPGQPKEMTRRMLLRRHSMQTEQFKTTA from the coding sequence atggagggagaaggCAGTAATCCGGGTGTAGCCATGGATTCAGGTAACCCGTTGCTCAAGGCGGTCTTCCTCCGTCGCCTACGACTCACCCGTCTGCTCCTTGAAGGAGGCGCCTACGTCAACGAGAGCGACGGCCAAGGCCAGACGCCCCTGATGGTGGCCTGCAGGACCCAGCACACCGACGCCCAGAGCGCCAGCCGGGTCAAGCTGGTCCAGTTTCTCCTGGAGAAAGGGGCGGACCCGAACATCCAGGACAAGGAGGGTCGCTCGGCGCTCATGCACGCCTGCCGGGAGCACGCCGGCCCTGAGGTGGCGTCTCTGCTGCTGGCTAGTGGGGCTGACATCGGCCTGGAGGATCAGTCCGGGACGTCGGCTCTGGTCTACGCGGTCATGGCCGGAGACTGGAAGGTCCTGAAGCTGTTGATGGACACGTGCAAGGCCAAGGGGAAGGAGGTGATCATCATAGCCACCGACAAATTCCCGTGTGGGAAACTGCAAGCTAAGCAGTATCTTAGCATTCCGCCTCTTAGTCCTCTGGATCGGACGGACAAAACGGCGTCAGGAGCTCCGGCATCTCCTTCTGAAATCCAGCTCATCACCTCCCCCAAGTGCACCTCCTCCTTATGTCCCCCAAAGACTGTCTTCTCCTTCAAAGAAGCCCAGTCTGGCGGAGTAAGCTCCCATCCATGTTCCCCGTCACGGTTTCAAAGGCTCGGTAAATCGGCGCCCAACGGCCTGCAGCAGCCGCTCCTGAGGTTGAACTCCGAGCCCTGGCTGAAGATCCCAGCGTCTCTGCTCAATGCATCGTTTTCAGGAAACGGCAAAGACCTCAACGAAATCGAGGACCTCTTGCTCAGAATTCCCAAACTGGACGGCACAAATCCAACGAGCGACGGCTTCAAGTGGTATGAAGGACGATCGGCGAAGGACAAAGAAGTAGAAGTACAGAATGAAAGTGCCAAACACTCGAGTCAAAAGATTTCTCTACCAGGTCTCCTGTCGTCCCACTCCGCCTCCCACCCAAACCTCCACTCTGCAAACCTCGGAGCAGATTCGCCCGCCTCCTCCGGTGGCAAAAACCTCGGCGCTCCGCTCCACGGCATGGCCTCGTCCAGCCTTCACAGCATAATCCAGAGGCGCAAGCTCGGCGACATCTACAGCTCCGACCCTCAGCTCGCTAGAGACGTCCACAGTCTGCCCGAGGAGTCCcagcagagagcgagagacCCGATGGAGGGCAAGAGGCTGGTTCCTTTACGATGCTCCAGCACTCTGGGCTCCAGGGAGTCGCTGTCGACGTCGGGCCCCAGCAGGAGGGTGCTGTCCGGGTACGAGCGCAGAGGATCCGGAGCCTACTTGTTGGACCACAACTCCCAGGCCAGGCCTCGATCTCTACCACCTCTCACCCTCAACTCCGCCAACAACCCCATCCCTAATGTGTACAACCTCAGCTCAAGTGCTGGAGGTGGTTTCCTCCCGTCGGCTCCTCCTGGGCAACCCAAAGAGATGACCAGGAGGATGCTGCTGAGGAGACACTCCATGCAGACCGAACAGTTCAAAACCACGGCgt